Proteins encoded by one window of Bdellovibrionota bacterium:
- the fliD gene encoding flagellar filament capping protein FliD, with product MAIAMGGINTGLPANLVDQLVELEKEPIKRVEEKKAKVQNKLDLVNQFDEKLKGILGTLGELAGTKGFTDIVVNSGDPTVISGTADPSASVNGSWNIEVMQLANKASALSNGFPDKDKSQLGVGYFKFQTPNGEREVYIDGNNNTLEKAAATINQAGLGVQATVIKDSKEEDAPFRLMISGVSVGEGNKVEYPTLYFLDGDQDFYFDEERPAVNGKIKVDGFEIEVDQNKLSDIIPGVTLDLKQASPGKTVNVGVAENKEVVSGKIKDFVEKTNAALAFIQGQSRVDQNTDTSKTLGGDSMLRSVENDLRRMIQNAQMGVGGEIKTLNQIGIVFNRNGTLDFDQAKFNKVLAEKSSDVKMFFVGDNFNTGFVPTVRNTINRITSGAFGPVGNKRKTLTNQIQQADQRIESLSRNIEMKEKNLRRKFANLEETMAKVRGQGNMIAERLGGAGPAQLNFGGISKTSNL from the coding sequence GTGGCCATAGCAATGGGCGGTATCAATACAGGATTACCAGCTAATCTAGTCGATCAATTGGTCGAATTGGAGAAGGAGCCTATTAAGCGTGTCGAAGAGAAAAAAGCAAAAGTACAAAACAAACTCGATCTCGTAAATCAATTCGATGAAAAATTAAAAGGCATTCTTGGAACTCTCGGAGAACTTGCAGGAACAAAAGGTTTTACGGATATCGTTGTGAACTCTGGAGATCCCACTGTCATTTCTGGAACAGCAGATCCAAGCGCATCTGTGAATGGAAGTTGGAATATCGAAGTTATGCAGCTTGCAAATAAAGCTTCTGCACTTTCAAATGGATTTCCGGACAAAGATAAATCTCAACTCGGTGTTGGATATTTTAAATTCCAAACTCCGAATGGTGAGAGAGAAGTTTACATCGATGGTAACAACAACACTTTGGAAAAAGCGGCGGCAACTATCAACCAAGCGGGACTGGGTGTTCAAGCCACTGTGATAAAAGACAGCAAAGAAGAAGATGCTCCATTTAGATTGATGATCAGTGGTGTATCAGTAGGCGAAGGCAATAAAGTCGAATACCCAACTCTCTATTTTCTAGATGGTGACCAGGATTTTTATTTTGATGAAGAAAGACCTGCAGTAAATGGAAAAATCAAAGTTGATGGATTTGAAATCGAAGTCGATCAAAATAAACTTTCAGATATTATTCCTGGAGTAACGCTAGATCTAAAACAGGCATCACCTGGCAAAACCGTGAACGTCGGTGTTGCAGAAAACAAAGAAGTTGTCTCTGGAAAGATTAAAGACTTCGTAGAAAAAACTAATGCAGCGTTAGCCTTTATTCAAGGACAATCAAGAGTCGATCAAAACACAGACACCTCCAAAACTCTGGGCGGCGATTCAATGCTCAGATCTGTGGAAAATGATTTACGACGTATGATTCAGAATGCTCAGATGGGTGTGGGCGGAGAAATCAAAACGCTGAATCAGATTGGTATCGTATTCAATAGAAACGGTACTTTGGATTTTGACCAGGCAAAGTTCAATAAAGTATTAGCTGAAAAATCTAGCGATGTGAAAATGTTTTTCGTAGGTGACAACTTCAATACAGGATTTGTTCCCACAGTTAGAAACACAATCAACAGGATTACAAGCGGTGCATTCGGACCTGTAGGTAACAAAAGAAAAACTTTAACCAATCAGATCCAACAAGCGGATCAAAGAATTGAAAGTTTATCAAGAAATATAGAAATGAAAGAAAAAAATTTAAGAAGAAAGTTCGCAAATTTAGAAGAGACAATGGCAAAAGTAAGAGGGCAAGGAAATATGATCGCTGAGAGACTTGGCGGTGCAGGACCTGCGCAATTGAACTTTGGTGGAATAAGTAAAACAAGTAATTTATAG
- the fliS gene encoding flagellar export chaperone FliS: protein MSNAAYKKYKTTSIQSASREKILLMLYEGAIKFTKLAIQGVEQNNVKDKCENIGRAYDIVLELNNTLDHKVGGEVATRLEQLYQYMIEQYIKANASSDTEPLKINQKLLETLHEGWVQAIQKLKNETK from the coding sequence ATGTCGAATGCTGCATACAAAAAATATAAAACTACTTCAATCCAAAGCGCAAGCCGCGAGAAAATTCTACTCATGCTTTACGAAGGAGCGATCAAGTTCACCAAACTTGCAATCCAAGGTGTTGAGCAAAACAATGTAAAAGACAAATGTGAAAATATTGGAAGAGCCTATGACATTGTTCTGGAGCTGAACAATACGCTAGATCACAAAGTAGGAGGTGAGGTTGCAACTCGTTTGGAGCAACTTTATCAATATATGATTGAACAATACATTAAAGCAAATGCATCCAGCGATACGGAGCCATTAAAGATAAACCAAAAATTGCTAGAAACCCTTCATGAAGGATGGGTCCAGGCAATACAGAAGTTAAAAAATGAAACCAAATAA
- a CDS encoding tetratricopeptide repeat protein: MTPEMIIQRPEEVSGNLTSHFDIHFLFKNALILVDHGDYELALNLFDTILADDEFHAESLKWKGYCHAQRGQLEKSIEAYFKLAESTPTDTNYFNLADAFYTAGQIELSKEFFLKSLEIINYESPHLFQIYKKLGNIATKSADYDSAQEYYDKAYTITPHSDDLFVNYGTLEMQKENHEGALDRFKHAISLNKNNDKAWIGLALIYRARGDAELSWGELLHALDINPKNTVGVKLAIDWGMAEMEYEKAIAVLERFLNVGEPNADWIYTYAGLLYQSGDWKESKKILGLLLAEKPKYQAAIELLKKIDHKVNI, translated from the coding sequence ATGACGCCAGAAATGATTATCCAAAGACCAGAAGAAGTATCAGGTAACTTAACAAGCCACTTTGATATTCACTTTTTATTTAAAAATGCACTTATATTAGTTGATCACGGAGATTATGAATTAGCCCTTAATCTATTTGATACGATTTTAGCTGATGATGAGTTCCACGCGGAATCCCTGAAGTGGAAAGGATATTGCCATGCTCAACGCGGGCAATTGGAAAAATCCATCGAGGCATACTTTAAATTGGCGGAATCAACTCCGACAGATACAAATTACTTCAATCTTGCGGATGCATTCTATACAGCTGGCCAAATTGAACTTTCAAAAGAATTTTTCTTAAAATCATTAGAGATCATCAACTACGAAAGTCCGCATCTGTTCCAAATTTATAAGAAGTTGGGAAACATTGCGACTAAATCAGCGGATTATGATTCAGCTCAAGAATATTATGACAAAGCCTATACGATCACTCCGCATTCCGATGATCTTTTTGTAAATTACGGGACTCTGGAAATGCAAAAAGAAAATCACGAAGGTGCTTTAGACAGATTTAAGCACGCGATCTCTTTAAATAAAAATAACGATAAGGCATGGATTGGTTTAGCTCTTATTTATAGAGCGCGCGGTGATGCAGAACTTTCTTGGGGAGAGTTACTTCATGCCTTAGATATCAATCCAAAAAATACAGTGGGCGTAAAGCTTGCAATTGATTGGGGCATGGCTGAAATGGAATATGAAAAGGCCATTGCAGTGCTAGAAAGATTCCTCAATGTGGGAGAGCCAAATGCGGACTGGATCTACACTTATGCAGGTCTTCTGTACCAGTCGGGTGATTGGAAAGAAAGTAAAAAGATTTTAGGGCTTTTATTGGCTGAAAAACCAAAATACCAAGCAGCAATCGAGTTACTCAAAAAAA